From the Desulfitibacter alkalitolerans DSM 16504 genome, one window contains:
- a CDS encoding DUF6133 family protein, with amino-acid sequence MKNFINSIKGKSFEMAVRTRRILMDKRGEGFVDTAIKILIAVVIGALLLAGLYALFGEMIMPELRDRIQDMFNYGG; translated from the coding sequence ATGAAAAACTTTATCAACTCTATCAAGGGCAAATCCTTTGAGATGGCAGTAAGAACAAGGCGGATATTAATGGATAAACGCGGCGAAGGCTTTGTGGATACGGCAATTAAAATTTTAATTGCTGTTGTCATCGGCGCTTTGCTCCTCGCCGGGCTTTATGCTCTCTTTGGCGAAATGATTATGCCGGAATTACGCGACCGTATTCAAGACATGTTCAACTATGGCGGTTAA
- a CDS encoding JAB domain-containing protein, which produces MSKDLRYTSNFLKGLTKLTGLPLKKIQQYAKENNPFNILEHPQVMEPNEKQLEKIGLLNEFISSYNLLKMHENENKIKLTSSSHSGQYFSSLLSGMKDKERFIIAFLDSSNSIIETKTISEGTVGQAPVFPREILKAAIASDCKSMVLAHNHPGGGLNPSVEDKALTQRLVDIFHPLDISILDHIIVAGASYTSMAERGYIPNSCKDRANYEPILLDGKSTVEEKSEEMQFDPQSEVEDEEWEL; this is translated from the coding sequence ATGAGCAAGGATCTGCGTTACACCTCCAATTTTTTAAAGGGACTTACAAAGTTGACCGGATTACCACTTAAAAAGATTCAACAGTATGCAAAGGAAAACAATCCCTTTAATATTTTAGAGCATCCACAGGTTATGGAGCCAAATGAGAAACAGCTTGAAAAGATAGGGCTTCTTAATGAATTTATTTCTTCATATAACCTGCTGAAAATGCATGAAAATGAGAATAAAATTAAACTTACTTCATCATCTCATTCAGGACAGTATTTTTCATCCCTTTTAAGCGGAATGAAAGATAAGGAGAGATTTATAATTGCTTTTTTGGACAGCAGTAACAGTATTATTGAAACAAAAACAATTTCCGAAGGCACAGTCGGGCAGGCGCCGGTTTTTCCAAGGGAAATATTAAAAGCGGCTATCGCCTCTGATTGTAAATCCATGGTTCTAGCACATAACCATCCAGGTGGGGGACTTAATCCATCAGTGGAGGATAAAGCATTAACTCAAAGGCTGGTTGATATTTTTCATCCCCTTGATATTAGTATACTGGATCATATTATTGTAGCCGGTGCATCCTATACTTCAATGGCAGAGCGAGGATATATTCCTAACAGCTGCAAGGATAGAGCCAATTATGAACCAATTTTACTAGATGGGAAATCAACGGTGGAAGAAAAGTCAGAAGAAATGCAATTTGACCCTCAGTCCGAAGTGGAAGATGAAGAATGGGAATTATAG
- a CDS encoding DUF3991 and toprim domain-containing protein: MGRETLRFTDEQIEQANSVNIISYARDAGYPIKQVSAKAYKIEGYGGLYVHSDGHKWNWFSQGKGGGTIQFVMEMEGKTWVEAIKQLIGIAPDALPYVAAKMPEDEPIKGEFILPEKNKTYKHIFAYLIKTRGIEKEIVYDLVKKGKVYENKYKSCVFVGYDKKGEAKYASIRSTNTTGKSFRCDVKNSDKAYPFCVEGDGDTLCVFESPIDLMSYLTLLKKYKVKDFNNPCISLGGVAIKPLDYYLQEHLNISNIMLCLDNDEAGHFSCQQIRDKHRDKYKILRHLPKGKDFNEDLISLLEESKALHVGETQADEYGEDEAAIEMF; the protein is encoded by the coding sequence ATGGGAAGAGAAACATTAAGGTTTACCGATGAACAGATAGAACAAGCCAATAGTGTCAACATTATTAGTTATGCCAGAGATGCCGGATATCCAATCAAACAGGTATCAGCAAAAGCATATAAAATTGAGGGGTATGGGGGATTATATGTTCATTCTGACGGGCATAAGTGGAACTGGTTTTCCCAGGGTAAAGGCGGGGGAACAATCCAATTTGTCATGGAGATGGAAGGTAAAACGTGGGTGGAAGCAATCAAACAACTTATAGGAATTGCTCCTGATGCTTTGCCTTATGTAGCTGCTAAAATGCCGGAAGATGAGCCGATAAAAGGAGAATTTATACTTCCTGAGAAAAATAAGACGTACAAGCACATATTTGCCTACCTCATAAAGACAAGGGGTATTGAGAAAGAAATTGTATATGACCTTGTAAAAAAAGGGAAGGTGTATGAGAACAAATATAAAAGCTGCGTATTTGTAGGCTATGATAAAAAAGGAGAAGCAAAATATGCCAGTATCAGAAGCACCAATACAACAGGAAAATCATTCAGATGTGATGTCAAAAATTCCGATAAAGCATATCCCTTTTGCGTAGAAGGAGACGGCGATACCCTTTGCGTTTTTGAAAGCCCCATTGACCTCATGAGCTACTTAACATTGCTGAAAAAGTATAAAGTCAAAGACTTTAATAACCCTTGTATTTCCCTTGGTGGTGTTGCAATAAAACCACTTGACTATTATCTACAGGAACACCTGAATATATCAAATATAATGCTCTGCCTCGATAATGACGAAGCAGGGCATTTTTCATGTCAGCAGATACGGGATAAGCACAGGGATAAGTATAAAATCCTGCGGCATCTACCTAAAGGAAAAGATTTTAATGAGGACCTGATATCCTTGCTTGAAGAATCAAAAGCTTTACATGTAGGAGAAACACAAGCTGATGAGTATGGAGAAGATGAAGCTGCTATTGAAATGTTTTGA
- a CDS encoding S-layer homology domain-containing protein, with translation MKLMRMTIAILLIVALSTQVFAAQNIKLDFPDIKGHWAEDHIRDFTAKEIIKGYPDGTFKPERNISRAEFASLMFRLLKLKNSTDNKDRIIMNEFESSWAKDSLEALVDNGIIDLSEYQNGYDVNGAITRLEIAKMIIRSLEKDLVAKNLKSSTGFKDDNIIKDGDKGYVLLAKRYEIIAGYEDGTFRPDNPATRAETVKMLSKRDDAVNIIKKENSSSSSPKAVIDFKLPEYTHTDKTVEFDWTARNAKSLSWSLEKSNEDDVMSPVDLNQYADLMTEGDAGQIQFKDKGIYSLVVSARNARNQESAYSQTIDVYPVMDIQFGLLKIAYIDTEVHVDVSTIEVGDSLIQWTLEKNGQSVALEEYIEGSLNNEGGVIRFLEKGDYTLIASVSDEVGRIFEHKDSIKIYHLISTEFDIPGTAYTDDSLELTVNETGLGSLNIEWTLEKEGEPVNFNDYIESSLTNDGGRIRFIDKGEYVLAANVTDETGRVFKKQDSIKVFPVVETSFDLPSTAHSDETVTVPVNAKELGRLDIQWSVVKDGQQVSLSDYIDGSLDNNGGAVIFKEKGDYILKATVIDELGRVFEYSDSIKVYPVVGIAVDLPAATHTDEECEVTVNHKELGNLNIEWILEKDGQQVNINSSLEGNLSNSGGTIRFLDKGEYTLIAKTVDELGRTFEYRDNIKVYPVMSISFELPEYAHTDTSIEVHITTEELEDSNITWNLEKDGKPVQLSEYVEGTLTNDGGLVRFLDKGEFKLLASASNDLGRIFTFDDSLKTYPLPTFEIDLPVNAHIGDKIPVTIVSGEIENMSQLLKLKKEGQYVEPASYVIGDFKNGSEISFSSTGHYELEVHLTDPTGRTFVNTSSIEILNRAPEKPTISADVTRQIKNGKFLVTINVHSVDPDGDAITYEFNGKAADNYYLPGIHTVEVRAVDQYGAYSVRSSIQFNVVNNPPSTPVITRTPDTNSVSPGTQVKITAQSSDPDGDMFTYVWEGRPSEISTYPLGKNVVKVKAVDEAGATSSWTAIVFFVADAENGGGMTLTGPNSTIIENGLEGATITEYTFNVPPVSGHSGSDYGRVKGYNIQTNQWDQIDYGTTKNGIYMTKTLPAGKYSKLEFYYYTNHTCMYNKSNITYTVKYHFE, from the coding sequence ATGAAATTAATGAGGATGACCATAGCAATATTACTTATAGTAGCTTTAAGCACTCAGGTATTCGCTGCCCAGAACATAAAACTTGACTTTCCAGATATAAAAGGACACTGGGCTGAGGATCATATCAGAGATTTTACGGCAAAGGAAATTATTAAAGGATATCCGGATGGAACATTTAAGCCGGAAAGAAATATATCTAGGGCAGAATTTGCAAGTTTAATGTTTCGGTTACTAAAACTAAAAAATTCAACTGATAACAAAGATAGAATCATTATGAATGAATTCGAAAGCTCCTGGGCTAAAGACTCTCTAGAAGCACTCGTTGATAATGGGATTATTGATTTATCTGAGTATCAAAACGGATACGATGTCAATGGTGCAATAACAAGATTAGAAATTGCTAAAATGATTATCAGATCCCTTGAAAAAGACCTTGTCGCAAAGAATTTAAAAAGCAGTACTGGATTTAAAGATGACAATATAATCAAAGATGGGGATAAAGGGTACGTGCTATTAGCAAAGAGATATGAAATCATTGCTGGCTATGAAGATGGTACATTCAGACCTGATAATCCAGCGACACGGGCGGAAACAGTCAAAATGCTTAGTAAAAGAGATGATGCAGTCAATATAATAAAAAAAGAAAACTCTTCTTCCTCTTCCCCCAAAGCGGTGATTGATTTTAAACTACCGGAGTATACTCATACCGATAAGACGGTTGAGTTTGATTGGACAGCAAGAAACGCTAAAAGTTTGTCTTGGTCTTTGGAAAAATCTAATGAAGATGATGTTATGAGTCCTGTTGATTTGAATCAATATGCAGATCTTATGACAGAAGGAGATGCTGGACAAATTCAATTTAAAGACAAAGGAATATACTCACTGGTTGTTAGTGCTAGAAATGCGAGAAATCAAGAGTCAGCTTATTCACAAACAATAGATGTTTATCCAGTCATGGATATTCAGTTCGGTCTATTAAAGATTGCATATATAGATACTGAAGTTCATGTTGACGTGAGTACAATCGAAGTAGGTGATTCATTAATCCAATGGACCCTTGAGAAGAATGGGCAAAGCGTAGCTTTAGAGGAATATATCGAGGGAAGTTTGAATAATGAGGGCGGTGTTATCAGGTTCCTTGAAAAAGGAGATTACACTCTAATCGCCAGTGTATCAGACGAAGTAGGAAGAATATTTGAACATAAAGACAGTATTAAGATTTACCATTTAATATCGACGGAATTCGACATTCCTGGAACAGCATATACTGATGATTCATTAGAACTAACGGTTAATGAAACTGGCTTAGGAAGTCTAAACATTGAATGGACTCTTGAAAAAGAAGGAGAACCAGTAAACTTTAATGATTATATCGAAAGTTCATTGACTAATGATGGTGGTAGGATTCGATTTATTGACAAAGGCGAATATGTTCTAGCTGCTAATGTTACCGATGAAACTGGAAGAGTATTTAAAAAGCAAGATTCAATTAAAGTATTTCCTGTGGTTGAAACAAGTTTTGATTTACCATCAACTGCTCATTCAGATGAAACAGTAACAGTGCCTGTGAATGCGAAAGAACTTGGCAGATTAGATATTCAATGGTCAGTCGTAAAAGATGGGCAACAGGTTTCGCTGTCAGACTATATTGACGGAAGCTTAGATAACAATGGTGGAGCAGTTATATTTAAAGAGAAAGGCGATTATATTTTAAAGGCTACGGTGATTGATGAGTTAGGAAGAGTTTTTGAATATAGCGACAGTATTAAGGTCTATCCAGTGGTAGGAATTGCAGTTGATCTTCCGGCAGCAACGCATACAGATGAAGAATGTGAAGTCACAGTAAATCATAAAGAGCTTGGAAACTTGAATATTGAGTGGATTCTTGAGAAAGATGGGCAGCAAGTAAATATCAATAGTTCTCTTGAAGGTAACCTTTCAAATTCAGGTGGCACAATTAGATTTCTTGATAAAGGCGAGTATACTTTAATTGCTAAAACAGTAGATGAGCTGGGAAGAACATTTGAGTATAGAGATAACATCAAAGTATATCCAGTCATGTCTATAAGCTTTGAATTACCGGAGTATGCACACACTGACACTTCTATCGAAGTTCATATAACAACAGAGGAACTTGAAGATTCAAATATAACGTGGAATTTGGAGAAGGATGGCAAGCCAGTCCAGCTTTCTGAATATGTTGAAGGAACGCTTACAAATGATGGTGGATTAGTTAGATTTCTAGATAAAGGTGAGTTTAAGCTACTGGCATCAGCAAGTAATGATTTAGGTAGAATATTTACCTTTGATGATTCCCTTAAAACCTATCCATTGCCGACATTTGAAATTGATCTTCCTGTTAATGCCCATATAGGCGATAAAATTCCTGTTACCATTGTTTCAGGTGAAATTGAAAACATGAGTCAGCTCTTGAAACTTAAAAAAGAGGGACAATATGTTGAGCCGGCTTCATATGTTATTGGAGATTTTAAAAATGGAAGTGAAATCAGTTTTAGCAGCACCGGTCATTATGAATTAGAAGTACATCTTACTGACCCGACAGGAAGAACATTTGTAAATACTTCTTCCATCGAAATACTTAATAGAGCTCCAGAAAAACCAACTATCAGTGCTGATGTCACAAGGCAGATTAAAAATGGGAAATTTCTAGTTACTATAAATGTACATTCCGTAGATCCTGATGGGGATGCTATTACCTATGAGTTTAATGGTAAGGCAGCAGATAATTATTATTTGCCGGGAATACATACAGTTGAAGTGAGAGCTGTGGATCAATACGGAGCATATTCAGTTAGGAGCAGTATACAGTTTAACGTTGTCAATAATCCGCCGTCAACGCCAGTGATTACAAGAACTCCAGATACAAATAGTGTTTCACCAGGTACTCAGGTAAAAATAACTGCTCAATCAAGTGACCCTGACGGTGATATGTTTACCTATGTTTGGGAAGGAAGACCTTCAGAAATATCCACTTATCCATTAGGAAAAAATGTGGTGAAAGTAAAAGCAGTCGATGAAGCAGGTGCTACATCTTCTTGGACTGCCATTGTATTCTTCGTTGCAGATGCAGAAAATGGTGGAGGTATGACATTAACTGGACCAAATTCAACAATTATTGAAAATGGATTAGAAGGAGCAACCATTACGGAGTACACTTTCAATGTTCCACCTGTTTCTGGTCACAGCGGCAGCGATTACGGTAGAGTTAAAGGATATAATATTCAAACTAACCAATGGGATCAGATTGATTATGGAACAACAAAAAACGGAATATACATGACTAAAACGCTCCCAGCAGGGAAGTACTCAAAATTAGAGTTCTATTACTATACAAACCATACTTGCATGTATAATAAATCTAATATCACCTATACCGTTAAATATCATTTTGAATAG
- a CDS encoding Mbov_0395 family pilin-like conjugal transfer protein, with protein sequence MTFGTSIMFSTNAYATDIKNSQLAKGTEALINDVTIWLMILAPIVSALFIIYFFIRRSAADEMDQKKWNNRIVVAIVSCIGAVLASATLNLIIGYYT encoded by the coding sequence ATGACCTTTGGTACATCTATAATGTTTTCAACCAATGCCTATGCTACTGATATTAAAAACAGTCAGCTTGCAAAGGGGACAGAAGCACTGATCAATGATGTAACCATTTGGCTGATGATCCTGGCACCAATTGTGTCAGCTCTTTTTATTATCTATTTCTTTATTCGTAGATCAGCAGCTGATGAGATGGATCAGAAGAAGTGGAACAACAGAATCGTTGTTGCCATTGTTTCATGTATTGGAGCAGTCCTTGCTTCAGCAACACTTAACTTAATCATTGGTTACTATACTTAA
- a CDS encoding MobC family plasmid mobilization relaxosome protein — translation MVMGGGGIANKTKIIKCRVTPEEYEIIIKKAKKANMNLSRYLSFSALEKDIAVFEDLKKFTHQLSKVGVNLNQIAMLCHQGKITCPDILPVKKVVTEIWQSLTSLTQKTKRTRG, via the coding sequence ATGGTTATGGGAGGTGGTGGTATAGCTAATAAAACAAAAATTATCAAATGCAGAGTCACACCGGAAGAATATGAAATCATCATAAAAAAAGCCAAGAAAGCCAATATGAATCTCAGTCGTTATTTATCCTTTTCAGCTCTCGAAAAGGATATTGCTGTTTTTGAAGACCTAAAAAAATTTACTCACCAGCTTTCAAAGGTAGGGGTAAATCTCAATCAGATTGCTATGCTCTGTCATCAAGGTAAAATAACCTGCCCGGATATTTTGCCAGTTAAAAAGGTGGTGACAGAAATATGGCAGTCATTGACTTCATTAACGCAGAAAACAAAACGTACCAGGGGATGA
- a CDS encoding VirD4-like conjugal transfer protein, CD1115 family, whose translation MNSKISLLLSLITLVAGTIINIVLSANLHYLLLKKMTIIKFVPFTESMKSIVSDQQHLALFLCFEGFVALASIYLIAMNSKPYQSNLRAITPNISTPVPAGQKQFGSAEWLTDKEKDRAFNTYVLKKNHSLIKNLIKSGDEDLKNGGIDRAYEKKETFSKTLKSKADSKTTNETKENNAQEKAYMSKGGVVLGLKKERGNEKIYFEGDDVHTLCIGATRSGKSRTVVLQSIGTLALAGESMVLTDPKGELYQYTYPFLERMGFEVVCIDFKNPLKSQRYNFLQPVIDAVDADDISKAVEATWDLTSHLVGEPNGERIWRDGEASIIASSIMSVVYDNKEKANKKYQNMTNVYYFIGEMCRTINGKMPILEYVKKLSPSHPARALLAISEVAPSKTRGSFYTAALTTLRLFTNPLINSMTNASDYDVTDIGKKKMAVFITLPDEKTTYYSLASLLVSQHYELLVKAADERGGRLLNRVNFICDEFGNFTKIPDFATKLTVGGGRGIRFNLYLQSFAQLDEKYGKETSKTIKGNCENWIYLQADDLETLDEISKKLGNYTVSTYTLSASHARFTTPSSSHSINLTARALLTVDEVRLISRPFSLITSRNNPVMMYAPDLSEWTFNRIYGLGDKEHNRKVREARENIRQKRTAKISEMDLWNIWTYYAAICEDQSIQRPSVYNMG comes from the coding sequence TTGAATAGTAAAATCAGTCTATTGCTTTCTTTAATAACCTTGGTAGCAGGAACAATAATAAATATAGTTCTCTCTGCAAATTTACATTATCTTTTACTGAAAAAAATGACGATAATTAAATTTGTGCCATTTACTGAGAGCATGAAAAGCATTGTGTCAGATCAACAGCATCTGGCACTTTTTTTATGCTTCGAAGGGTTTGTCGCGCTTGCTTCGATTTATTTGATTGCTATGAACAGTAAGCCATATCAGAGCAACCTGAGAGCAATCACACCGAACATCTCAACACCAGTGCCAGCCGGTCAAAAGCAATTTGGCTCGGCTGAGTGGCTTACTGATAAAGAGAAAGACAGAGCCTTTAATACTTATGTATTAAAGAAAAATCATTCACTTATCAAAAATCTCATTAAAAGTGGGGATGAGGATTTAAAGAATGGAGGTATAGATAGAGCTTATGAGAAAAAAGAAACTTTTTCAAAAACACTTAAGTCCAAAGCAGATTCAAAAACTACCAATGAAACCAAAGAAAATAATGCCCAGGAAAAAGCCTATATGTCGAAGGGTGGTGTCGTACTAGGACTAAAGAAAGAAAGGGGTAATGAAAAAATCTACTTTGAAGGTGATGATGTTCACACCCTTTGCATTGGTGCTACAAGAAGTGGTAAATCAAGGACTGTCGTACTTCAATCTATCGGTACTTTAGCATTAGCTGGAGAGAGTATGGTATTAACTGATCCAAAGGGAGAGCTTTACCAATATACCTATCCTTTTCTTGAAAGAATGGGTTTCGAGGTAGTGTGTATCGACTTTAAAAATCCTTTGAAAAGCCAGCGGTATAATTTTCTTCAGCCGGTTATTGATGCAGTGGATGCAGATGATATTTCAAAGGCTGTAGAAGCAACATGGGATTTAACATCTCACTTGGTGGGAGAGCCGAATGGAGAAAGGATCTGGCGAGATGGAGAAGCCAGTATAATTGCCAGTTCCATTATGTCAGTGGTCTATGATAATAAAGAAAAAGCTAATAAAAAATATCAAAATATGACCAATGTCTATTATTTTATTGGAGAAATGTGTCGAACTATTAATGGTAAAATGCCTATTTTAGAATATGTAAAAAAACTGAGCCCTTCACATCCGGCAAGGGCTCTCCTAGCTATTTCAGAAGTTGCACCTAGCAAAACAAGAGGGAGTTTTTATACGGCAGCACTGACGACGCTTAGGCTATTTACTAATCCGCTGATTAATTCAATGACCAATGCCAGTGATTATGATGTGACGGATATCGGGAAAAAGAAAATGGCTGTTTTTATCACTCTTCCAGATGAAAAAACAACTTACTATAGCCTGGCCAGTTTACTAGTTTCACAGCATTATGAATTGCTGGTCAAAGCAGCGGATGAAAGAGGTGGGAGACTACTTAATCGAGTGAATTTTATATGTGATGAATTTGGAAACTTTACAAAAATTCCTGACTTTGCAACAAAGCTGACTGTAGGAGGGGGGCGAGGCATAAGATTTAATCTATATCTCCAATCCTTTGCTCAACTGGATGAAAAATATGGAAAGGAGACTTCAAAAACGATTAAAGGTAACTGTGAGAACTGGATTTATCTTCAAGCTGATGATCTTGAAACTTTAGATGAGATCAGTAAAAAGCTTGGGAATTACACAGTAAGTACTTATACCCTAAGTGCATCACATGCAAGGTTTACCACACCATCCAGTTCACATAGTATTAATTTGACAGCTAGAGCCTTACTGACAGTCGATGAAGTAAGGCTTATTTCACGCCCATTTTCCCTTATAACATCAAGGAACAATCCAGTAATGATGTATGCCCCGGATTTATCGGAATGGACTTTTAACAGAATCTACGGACTAGGTGATAAAGAACATAACCGGAAAGTCCGAGAGGCAAGGGAAAATATAAGGCAAAAAAGAACTGCCAAAATTAGCGAGATGGATCTTTGGAATATTTGGACCTATTATGCAGCAATCTGTGAAGACCAATCCATTCAAAGACCATCAGTTTATAACATGGGATAA
- a CDS encoding DUF6133 family protein — MKAQLKTWEIAGRAKNAIESNKGEGFIDTAVKILISVVIGALLLAGLYMLFQDTILFSSRYKHDRKCYA, encoded by the coding sequence ATGAAAGCACAGCTTAAAACATGGGAAATAGCTGGGAGAGCAAAAAATGCTATTGAATCAAACAAAGGCGAAGGTTTTATTGATACCGCAGTTAAGATTCTTATCAGTGTAGTTATTGGTGCTTTGCTTCTCGCTGGACTTTATATGCTCTTTCAGGACACTATTTTGTTTTCTTCACGGTATAAACACGATAGAAAGTGCTACGCTTAA
- a CDS encoding relaxase/mobilization nuclease domain-containing protein produces MAVIDFINAENKTYQGMKRALSYILNLKKTEPYLIAGSNCDPENAYHEFVLTKRHFQKETGRQFIHFVQSFAPYEKATPEMINEIAGKLLEHEMFKGFQVVYATHTDKEHLHTHFIINTVNAETGLKWKQSREQLQIMKDYSDEICRAHGLLVVDGKKGKYKNRGEYRSGAKGRSWKYELYLSVKACMKHSTGKEMFVENMQKLGYDVNWTDERKYITFITPEGKKCRNRKLYPPEQFSKENLLRTFEMNKKYQDEKVLRERMELLLTSLMLLSEKQDAKSPEYPLTSLEGQALKEKLIEKQKGEGLDWDKENEAEI; encoded by the coding sequence ATGGCAGTCATTGACTTCATTAACGCAGAAAACAAAACGTACCAGGGGATGAAGAGAGCTTTATCATATATTTTAAATCTTAAGAAGACTGAGCCATATTTAATTGCTGGTAGCAACTGTGATCCAGAAAATGCCTACCATGAATTTGTCCTAACCAAAAGACACTTTCAAAAAGAAACCGGAAGGCAGTTTATACATTTCGTTCAGTCTTTTGCTCCATATGAGAAGGCGACACCTGAAATGATAAATGAAATTGCAGGAAAATTACTGGAGCATGAGATGTTTAAAGGCTTTCAAGTGGTTTATGCCACACATACGGATAAAGAACATCTTCACACCCACTTTATCATCAACACTGTTAATGCGGAAACAGGTCTGAAATGGAAACAAAGTAGGGAGCAATTGCAAATAATGAAGGATTATTCAGATGAGATATGCAGAGCTCATGGTTTACTTGTTGTAGACGGCAAAAAAGGCAAGTACAAGAATAGAGGAGAGTACCGAAGCGGGGCAAAGGGACGAAGTTGGAAATATGAACTTTATCTGTCGGTAAAGGCTTGCATGAAACATTCTACCGGCAAGGAAATGTTCGTAGAGAATATGCAAAAGCTTGGTTACGATGTCAATTGGACAGACGAACGAAAGTACATTACCTTCATCACGCCAGAGGGTAAAAAATGCAGGAATAGAAAGCTTTACCCGCCTGAACAATTTTCAAAAGAGAACTTACTCAGGACTTTTGAAATGAACAAAAAATATCAGGATGAAAAGGTCCTTAGAGAGAGGATGGAGCTTCTTTTAACATCACTCATGCTGCTTTCTGAAAAACAGGATGCAAAATCACCCGAATACCCATTAACTTCTCTAGAAGGACAAGCACTTAAGGAAAAACTGATTGAAAAGCAGAAAGGAGAAGGTCTTGATTGGGACAAAGAAAATGAAGCTGAAATTTAA